A genomic window from Terriglobia bacterium includes:
- a CDS encoding helix-turn-helix domain-containing protein: MPADLLIIVGDRIRRRRKLAGWTQVQLAERIGIDRSFLADVERGKRNISILNLYLIAKALKVSLSQLLTKL; encoded by the coding sequence ATGCCAGCCGATCTGCTTATAATAGTGGGTGACCGAATTCGCCGACGCAGAAAACTTGCCGGGTGGACTCAGGTCCAGTTGGCGGAGAGGATTGGCATTGATCGCAGTTTTCTGGCCGACGTCGAAAGAGGAAAACGCAACATTTCGATCCTCAATCTGTATCTCATTGCGAAAGCGCTCAAAGTATCGCTATCGCAGCTTTTGACCAAATTATAG